The following proteins come from a genomic window of Triticum aestivum cultivar Chinese Spring chromosome 6A, IWGSC CS RefSeq v2.1, whole genome shotgun sequence:
- the LOC123128627 gene encoding subtilisin-like protease SBT1.4, protein MDLLRPLALAALCVVLLAAVAGAAATATDVEAQSSYIVHVAEAHAPRLPRRGLLTTRGYGSFLRDRIPVEMSSPAPSVLYSYEHAATGFAARLTERQAAQLASSGSVHAVVPDTMQELHTTLTPSFLGLSPSSGLLKASNGATDVVIGVIDTGVYPEGRPSFAADPSLPPPPSKFRGRCVSGPSFNGSALCNNKLVGAKFFQRGQEALRGRALGADSKSPLDTNGHGTHTSSTAGGSAVAGAGFFDYARGKAVGMAPGARIAVYKACGEEGCASSDILAAFDEAIADNVDVLSVSLGAVGTAPNFYSDNTAVGAFRAVSKGIVVSASAGNSGPGDSTACNIAPWFLTVGASTLNRQFPGDVVLGNGQTFTGTTLYAGEPLGATKIPLVYGGDAGSKVCEEGKLNATKVAGKIVLCESGVNARAAKPYAVKLAGGAGAILASTKSFGEQSITSPHVHPATAVSFVDAEKIFKYIRVQTSPTATIVFRGTVVGPTPPSPRMASFSSRGPNFRAPEIFKPDVTAPGVDILAAWTGANSPTELESDTRRVKYNIISGTSMSCPHVSGIAALLRQARPEWSPAAIKSALMTTAYNVDSSGGVIGDMSTSDASTPFARGAGHIDPNSAVNPGLVYDAGTEDYINFLCALGYTAKQVAVFGSSISCSKRAGSSVGDHNYPAFSVVFASNKVAVVTQRRVVRNVGSDAAAAYTAKITAPDGVRVTVSPETLQFSPTEKTQEYVLTFAQRTTSSVTEKYTFGSIEWSDGEHSVTSPIAVTWPTSKVAEM, encoded by the coding sequence ATGGACCTCCTCAGGCCGCTCGCGCTCGCGGCGCTGTGCGTCGTactgctcgccgccgtcgccggcgccgcgGCGACGGCCACGGATGTGGAGGCCCAGTCCTCCTACATCGTGCACGTCGCGGAAGCGCACGCGCCACGGCTGCCACGCCGCGGCCTGCTGACAACCCGCGGGTACGGCTCGTTCCTGCGGGACCGCATCCCCGTCGAGATGTCCAGCCCGGCGCCGAGCGTGCTCTACTCCTACGAGCACGCCGCCACGGGCTTCGCGGCGCGGCTCACGGAGCGCCAGGCCGCGCAGCTGGCGTCGTCGGGCTCGGTGCACGCCGTCGTGCCCGACACGATGCAGGAGCTGCACACCACCCTCACTCCGTCCTTCCTCGGCCTCTCGCCGTCCTCCGGGCTGCTCAAGGCGTCCAACGGGGCCACGGACGTCGTCATCGGGGTCATCGACACCGGCGTCTACCCGGAAGGCCGCCCGTCCTTCGCCGCCGACCCGTCGCTGCCGCCCCCACCGAGCAAGTTCCGTGGCAGGTGCGTCTCGGGTCCGTCGTTCAACGGCTCCGCGCTCTGCAATAACAAGCTCGTCGGCGCCAAGTTCTTCCAGCGGGGGCAGGAGGCTCTACGCGGCCGTGCGCTCGGCGCGGACTCCAAGTCGCCGCTAGACACCAACGGCCATGGCACCCACACCTCCTCCACCGCCGGTGGCTCTGCTGTCGCGGGCGCCGGCTTCTTCGACTATGCCAGAGGAAAAGCCGTCGGCATGGCCCCGGGCGCGCGCATTGCCGTCTATAAAGCGTGCGGGGAGGAAGGGTGCGCGAGCTCTGACATCCTCGCCGCGTTTGATGAGGCCATCGCGGACAATGTCGACGTTCTCTCTGTCTCCCTCGGCGCCGTCGGCACGGCCCCGAACTTTTATAGCGATAACACCGCCGTGGGCGCGTTCCGCGCCGTCAGCAAGGGCATCGTCGTCTCCGCCTCCGCGGGAAACTCCGGCCCCGGAGATTCCACCGCATGCAACATAGCGCCATGGTTCTTGACGGTCGGCGCGTCCACACTCAACCGCCAATTCCCAGGCGATGTCGTTCTCGGCAACGGCCAGACCTTCACGGGCACTACTCTCTACGCCGGCGAGCCGCTCGGCGCGACCAAGATACCACTGGTCTACGGAGGGGACGCGGGCTCCAAAGTGTGCGAGGAGGGAAAGCTGAACGCTACCAAGGTCGCGGGGAAGATTGTTCTATGTGAATCGGGTGTAAATGCCCGAGCAGCGAAACCATATGCCGTCAAGCtcgccggtggcgccggagcgaTCCTCGCGAGCACAAAATCATTCGGCGAGCAGTCCATCACCAGCCCGCATGTCCACCCCGCCACGGCTGTGTCATTTGTCGACGCCGAGAAGATCTTCAAGTACATACGCGTGCAAACATCCCCTACCGCGACGATCGTCTTCCGCGGCACCGTGGTCGGCCCGACGCCTCCATCCCCTAGAATGGCGTCCTTCTCGAGCCGCGGGCCAAACTTCCGCGCGCCGGAGATCTTCAAGCCGGACGTGACCGCGCCCGGCGTGGACATCCTCGCCGCTTGGACAGGCGCCAACTCACCCACGGAGCTCGAGAGCGACACGAGGCGGGTGAAGTACAACATCATATCGGGCACGTCCATGTCATGCCCACACGTGAGCGGCATCGCCGCGCTGCTCCGGCAGGCGAGGCCAGAGTGGAGCCCGGCGGCCATCAAGTCCGCGCTGATGACCACCGCGTACAACGTGGACAGCTCCGGCGGCGTGATCGGTGACATGTCCACCAGCGACGCGTCCACGCCGTTCGCGCGAGGGGCCGGGCACATCGACCCCAACAGCGCCGTGAACCCAGGCCTCGTCTACGACGCCGGCACGGAGGACTACATCAACTTCCTGTGCGCGCTGGGCTACACCGCCAAGCAGGTCGCCGTCTTCGGCTCGTCCATCAGCTGTTCGAAGCGCGCGGGCTCCTCGGTCGGCGACCACAACTACCCCGCCTTCTCGGTGGTGTTCGCCTCGAACAAAGTGGCGGTCGTCACGCAGCGCCGTGTCGTGCGCAACGTCGGCAGCGACGCCGCGGCTGCGTACACGGCGAAGATCACCGCCCCGGACGGCGTTCGCGTCACGGTGAGCCCCGAGACGCTGCAGTTCAGCCCGACGGAGAAAACACAGGAGTACGTGCTCACCTTTGCGCAACGAACCACCAGTAGCGTCACGGAGAAGTACACGTTCGGGTCGATCGAGTGGAGCGACGGCGAGCACTCGGTGACGAGCCCTATCGCCGTCACTTGGCCGACGAGCAAGGTTGCAGAGATGTGA